A genomic region of Polyangiaceae bacterium contains the following coding sequences:
- a CDS encoding FAD-dependent thymidylate synthase: protein MPLDDAASARIAPYVSSTTDDVFALSGLPEEVIAVLFAYYSRSRDDLRTNLARLLADQEIDVVEGVAARPSFGLATEKARAFHEKWVVGYGHASVAEHAVVHLALENVSIVASKVIEDLRLGSFTEKSTRYVVFDRNSFVDLPVLGDKLHALYRSTCEQLFASYLDLMPVVTEALKARLPRAEGMTDGAYAAAIRAQACDLLRGLLPAGTRTNIGLSANARALEGLLSKMLSNPLSEVRGLATAMHRASLTVAPTLVKYARENPYRATLHECVQEKLSAIYSPGPWDTSVTSVIGQPVRLVRHDPDALDRILVALAYDGSEPNVHLRGLVEALRQATRAEREGILRASLERRGPYDAAPRAFEATTMTFEFLLDYGAYRDLQRHRMLLPTTQRLTCRLGFETPAELVEFGLADSYTRTMATAIDAWEQLEAEFPLEAQYAVPLGFRIRTLWTLNLREVMHVIELRSAKQGHASYRRIAQAMYRTVIHAHPWLEGLIRVDLEDYALARA from the coding sequence ATGCCTCTCGACGACGCCGCTTCCGCGAGAATCGCGCCCTACGTCTCCAGCACGACGGATGACGTTTTCGCCCTGAGTGGGCTGCCAGAAGAAGTCATCGCCGTGCTTTTCGCGTATTACTCGCGCAGCCGCGATGACCTCCGGACAAACCTCGCTCGACTGCTTGCCGATCAAGAGATCGATGTCGTTGAAGGAGTCGCTGCCCGTCCTTCGTTTGGCCTTGCCACGGAAAAAGCCCGAGCCTTCCACGAAAAGTGGGTCGTCGGATACGGCCACGCCTCCGTTGCGGAACACGCCGTCGTTCATCTGGCGCTCGAAAACGTCAGCATCGTCGCGTCGAAGGTCATCGAAGATCTGAGGCTCGGATCGTTCACCGAAAAGAGCACGCGTTACGTGGTGTTCGACCGCAATAGCTTCGTCGATCTTCCCGTTCTGGGAGACAAACTCCATGCGCTTTACCGCAGTACATGCGAGCAGCTCTTCGCGTCGTATCTAGATCTGATGCCCGTCGTCACGGAAGCGCTCAAGGCTCGTTTGCCGCGCGCCGAGGGCATGACGGACGGTGCGTATGCTGCGGCGATTCGCGCCCAAGCGTGTGACTTGCTTCGAGGGCTACTGCCTGCAGGAACGCGGACGAACATTGGTTTGTCCGCGAATGCACGAGCGCTCGAAGGGCTTCTGTCGAAGATGTTGTCGAATCCTTTGAGCGAAGTGCGCGGACTGGCGACCGCGATGCATCGCGCGTCGCTCACCGTCGCTCCGACGCTCGTCAAGTACGCCAGGGAAAACCCTTACCGCGCCACTTTGCACGAGTGCGTTCAAGAAAAACTCAGCGCGATTTATTCTCCTGGACCTTGGGATACGTCGGTCACCAGCGTGATTGGGCAACCCGTGCGCCTCGTGCGCCACGATCCCGATGCTCTCGACCGCATCCTCGTCGCGCTGGCCTATGACGGAAGCGAACCGAACGTGCACCTTCGGGGGCTCGTCGAGGCACTGAGGCAAGCGACGAGAGCCGAGCGGGAAGGGATCCTGCGTGCGTCGCTCGAACGTCGAGGGCCTTATGATGCGGCGCCGCGCGCATTCGAGGCGACGACGATGACGTTCGAGTTTTTGCTCGACTACGGCGCGTATCGCGACTTGCAGCGGCATCGAATGCTCTTGCCGACAACCCAACGACTCACGTGCAGGCTGGGATTCGAGACGCCTGCAGAGCTTGTCGAGTTTGGCCTGGCGGACTCGTATACGCGCACCATGGCCACCGCGATCGATGCGTGGGAACAGCTCGAGGCCGAGTTCCCGCTCGAAGCGCAATACGCCGTGCCGCTTGGATTCCGCATTCGCACGCTGTGGACGCTCAATCTGCGCGAAGTCATGCACGTCATCGAGCTGCGGTCGGCAAAGCAAGGGCACGCGAGTTACCGGCGCATCGCTCAGGCGATGTACCGCACCGTGATCCACGCGCACCCGTGGCTCGAGGGCCTCATACGCGTGGACCTCGAAGACTACGCGCTCGCACGCGCGTGA
- a CDS encoding NifU family protein, which yields MPANIDQMMKVCREVIAPLVRADQGEVYLVALEPDQLTLHLAGMCAGCPGVNLTVKGVIEPAVHAVAPTVRVVVSSGIRIPEGASLIS from the coding sequence ATGCCTGCAAACATCGACCAGATGATGAAGGTTTGTCGCGAGGTCATCGCGCCGCTCGTGCGAGCCGATCAAGGTGAGGTCTACCTCGTGGCGCTCGAGCCCGATCAGCTCACGCTTCACCTTGCGGGTATGTGCGCAGGTTGTCCGGGCGTGAACTTGACGGTGAAGGGCGTCATCGAGCCTGCGGTGCACGCGGTTGCGCCGACGGTGCGGGTCGTCGTTTCGAGCGGCATCCGCATTCCCGAAGGCGCGTCGCTCATTTCGTGA
- the glgA gene encoding glycogen synthase GlgA: MPRLRILNVVPECVPFAKTGGLGDVAGALPMALAARGHDVRVVMPRYRVTKKHPAEKLPLSIGVPVGHGEAWGAAYETKLGESGARVYLLEHDELFDRPGVYNDSSGDYRDNLARFTFLSRGALRLANAIDFAPDIVHVHDWPTCLVPIYMKTLEAHTPVGRAASVLTIHNMGYQGWFDKNELYQTKLGWEYFHQRLLEAHDRINLLKAGIYASSVISTVSPRYAREIQTRDGGYGLEGVLADRGNDVIGILNGIDDEIWNPATDKHVAAHFDVDDLRGKAVCKAELQKEMGLPVRPDVPLVGLISRLVEQKGIDVFAGALGHLLSKDIQFVVLGSGERWAEDAFSKLSHHSDRFKAYIGMNDALAHRIEAGADLFVMPSRYEPCGLNQLYSQRYGTLPVVRAVGGLDDTVEHMVTGFKFDELSPVALAMTVLEATFIYRYHAEHFQSMQRRSMQKPFGWDHASRQYEALYRLAMSRHRGE; the protein is encoded by the coding sequence ATGCCACGTCTACGGATTCTCAATGTCGTGCCCGAATGCGTCCCATTTGCCAAAACGGGAGGCTTGGGGGACGTCGCCGGCGCGCTTCCAATGGCGCTCGCAGCTCGAGGGCACGACGTCCGCGTCGTGATGCCTCGTTACCGGGTCACGAAAAAGCACCCCGCGGAAAAGCTGCCGCTGTCGATCGGCGTTCCCGTCGGGCACGGTGAAGCGTGGGGCGCTGCGTACGAAACCAAGCTCGGCGAAAGCGGCGCACGCGTGTACCTGCTCGAACACGACGAACTGTTCGATAGGCCCGGCGTCTACAACGATTCGAGCGGCGACTATCGCGACAACCTCGCGCGCTTCACATTCTTGTCTCGAGGTGCCTTGCGCCTGGCGAACGCGATCGACTTTGCCCCGGACATCGTGCACGTGCACGACTGGCCAACGTGCCTCGTGCCCATCTACATGAAGACGCTCGAGGCGCACACGCCCGTGGGTCGAGCGGCGTCTGTCTTGACAATCCACAACATGGGCTACCAAGGGTGGTTCGACAAAAACGAGCTTTACCAAACGAAGCTCGGTTGGGAGTACTTCCACCAGCGGCTGCTCGAAGCGCACGATCGGATCAACCTGCTCAAGGCCGGCATCTACGCTTCGTCGGTCATCTCGACGGTGTCGCCTCGTTACGCACGCGAGATCCAAACGCGTGATGGTGGTTATGGGCTGGAAGGAGTGCTCGCGGATCGCGGTAACGACGTGATCGGGATCCTCAACGGGATCGACGACGAGATTTGGAATCCGGCCACGGACAAACACGTCGCGGCACACTTCGATGTCGACGATCTTCGCGGCAAGGCGGTTTGCAAAGCGGAGCTTCAGAAAGAGATGGGCTTGCCCGTTCGTCCCGACGTACCGCTCGTGGGGCTCATCAGCCGGCTCGTCGAACAGAAGGGCATCGATGTCTTCGCCGGAGCGCTCGGCCACCTGCTTTCGAAGGACATCCAGTTTGTCGTACTGGGTTCGGGTGAACGCTGGGCGGAGGATGCGTTTTCCAAGCTGTCGCACCACAGTGATCGCTTCAAGGCGTACATCGGCATGAACGATGCGCTGGCTCATCGCATCGAAGCGGGCGCGGATCTGTTCGTGATGCCGTCGCGGTACGAGCCGTGTGGACTGAATCAGCTCTACAGCCAAAGGTACGGCACGCTGCCAGTCGTGCGCGCCGTCGGGGGGCTCGATGACACGGTCGAGCACATGGTGACGGGGTTCAAGTTCGACGAACTTTCGCCCGTGGCGCTTGCCATGACGGTGCTCGAAGCGACGTTCATTTATCGCTACCACGCCGAGCATTTCCAATCGATGCAGCGTCGATCGATGCAGAAGCCTTTCGGGTGGGATCACGCGAGCCGGCAATACGAAGCGCTCTACCGGCTCGCGATGTCGCGGCATCGCGGGGAGTGA
- the map gene encoding type I methionyl aminopeptidase, producing MSSVSVKTFKEVEAMRVVGQMAAETLLGVGEMLRPGITTEDINRFVHDDTVRRGGWPAPLNYHGFPKSVCTSVNEVVCHGIPGRRVLEPGDIINVDVTTIYKGFFGDTSATFYIGKPSPEAKHVTEVSRRTLELAIAEVREGARLGDIGAAIQAFAEAEGCSVVRAFVGHGIGRQFHEAPQVSHVGKRGQGMRLRAGMCFTIEPMINVGTHEVEVLDDKWTAVTLDRSLSAQFEHTIVVTKTSCEVLTRRNRKLSNSEIFGDVFSSASIPAAISP from the coding sequence GTGAGCAGTGTCAGCGTCAAGACGTTCAAAGAGGTCGAGGCGATGCGCGTCGTCGGCCAAATGGCCGCCGAAACCCTCTTGGGCGTAGGCGAAATGCTCCGCCCGGGCATCACCACCGAGGACATCAACCGGTTCGTTCACGACGACACCGTGCGCCGCGGCGGCTGGCCAGCGCCGCTCAACTACCACGGCTTCCCGAAAAGCGTGTGCACGTCGGTCAACGAAGTCGTCTGCCATGGCATTCCCGGGCGTCGTGTCCTCGAGCCGGGCGACATCATCAATGTCGATGTCACCACGATCTACAAAGGGTTCTTCGGTGACACGTCGGCGACGTTCTACATCGGCAAACCATCGCCCGAGGCCAAACACGTCACGGAAGTGTCGCGACGAACTCTCGAGCTTGCGATCGCCGAGGTTCGTGAAGGCGCGCGTCTTGGTGACATCGGCGCAGCCATTCAAGCGTTTGCCGAAGCTGAAGGTTGCTCCGTCGTTCGAGCGTTCGTCGGGCACGGAATTGGCCGGCAATTCCACGAAGCTCCGCAGGTTTCCCACGTGGGCAAACGCGGCCAAGGCATGCGCCTTCGAGCCGGGATGTGCTTTACGATCGAGCCCATGATCAACGTCGGCACACACGAAGTCGAAGTGCTCGACGACAAGTGGACGGCCGTGACATTGGATCGTTCGTTGTCGGCTCAGTTCGAGCACACCATCGTGGTGACGAAGACGAGTTGCGAGGTTCTCACGCGTCGAAATCGAAAACTTTCGAACAGCGAGATCTTTGGAGACGTGTTTTCCTCGGCGTCCATTCCGGCTGCCATCTCCCCCTGA
- a CDS encoding M28 family peptidase has protein sequence MTTPPPPKKSKRRRRVILVAVLAVILLLVVDQLGVRELSGRDFSVTEPLAHSQKAHVVELSKPAWQGRVPGTDGNAQAARYLEDALRAAGVGPFPSIGGYLSPLADSRLGHNVLGWIPPDDPGSSRGVIVLGAHFDHVGPTSEGMLLGADDNASAVAVVLGAIRSILAMKPRPYGIAIALFNTEEAPYFGTAQQGSRRFVAELPREIPSVTSIRLAIVLDLIGGVVWKHTADSIYACGAEKTRGLPAVVDAVHEEGLDVRRLGIHSVENIPGYRPSAFSDYDIFRDNRIPFLFLSSGRTPRYHRASDLPDTLYYDRMARTSRWIHKLVQTYSQSNEDFVFDPKGEDYAAERDSLRWAIREAVKPWRSISGTSPMTAMRFLGDLSRLDAMADPAHVFTPADALAIERASFRLQCLLYRYPVCFTL, from the coding sequence GTGACGACGCCGCCGCCTCCGAAAAAATCCAAGCGTCGCCGCCGTGTGATTCTGGTCGCGGTACTTGCCGTCATTCTATTGCTCGTCGTCGATCAGCTTGGCGTTCGTGAATTGTCCGGGCGCGATTTTTCGGTGACGGAACCGCTTGCGCATTCGCAAAAGGCGCACGTGGTCGAGCTTTCCAAACCTGCGTGGCAAGGTCGAGTTCCGGGGACCGACGGCAATGCTCAGGCGGCCCGTTATCTCGAGGATGCATTGAGAGCCGCCGGTGTTGGACCGTTTCCGTCAATAGGCGGCTACCTTTCGCCGCTTGCCGATTCTCGATTGGGGCACAACGTTTTGGGATGGATTCCCCCCGATGATCCTGGCTCTTCCCGTGGGGTCATCGTTCTCGGTGCGCATTTCGATCATGTGGGGCCGACGTCCGAAGGCATGCTGCTCGGAGCGGACGACAATGCATCGGCTGTAGCCGTCGTTCTTGGCGCGATACGGTCGATTTTGGCTATGAAGCCGCGTCCTTACGGCATTGCGATCGCGCTTTTCAATACGGAAGAGGCGCCCTATTTCGGTACGGCGCAGCAGGGATCGCGCAGGTTCGTCGCGGAATTGCCGCGAGAAATTCCAAGTGTGACGTCGATTCGTTTGGCCATCGTGCTCGATCTCATCGGTGGGGTCGTTTGGAAACACACGGCCGACTCGATTTATGCATGCGGCGCAGAAAAAACGCGCGGATTGCCCGCTGTCGTCGATGCGGTTCACGAAGAAGGGCTCGATGTCCGGCGCCTCGGAATTCATTCCGTCGAAAACATTCCCGGCTATCGCCCGAGTGCTTTCTCCGATTACGATATTTTTCGAGACAACCGCATTCCATTCTTGTTTTTATCCAGCGGCCGCACGCCGCGATATCATCGAGCATCCGATTTGCCCGACACGTTGTATTACGATCGAATGGCACGTACGTCGCGCTGGATCCACAAGCTCGTACAAACGTATTCGCAATCGAACGAAGATTTCGTTTTCGATCCCAAAGGCGAAGACTACGCAGCAGAACGCGATTCTCTGCGGTGGGCCATTCGTGAAGCGGTGAAACCGTGGCGGTCCATTTCGGGCACGAGCCCCATGACGGCGATGCGTTTTCTGGGCGACCTCTCACGCCTCGATGCGATGGCAGATCCCGCACATGTCTTCACGCCTGCCGATGCGCTCGCGATCGAACGCGCGAGCTTTCGACTGCAATGTTTGCTCTATCGATATCCCGTCTGCTTTACGCTGTGA
- the recN gene encoding DNA repair protein RecN, whose amino-acid sequence MLLALHVKNFVLMDSLELRLEPGFNVLTGETGAGKSIVVGALSLVLGGRSNADQIRPGSDEAEIEALFDVTNNQQVAAALEAAGVSAGGELVIRRVVQQNGRSRAYLNGRLCTAGELAALASNLVDVASQHESVALTDPSTHLGYLDRFGHLSGAREELTADVVELERVVAQIRSVREAERGRAEREAFLRFQLQSIDAIAPKPGELDELASERQRLRHAGKLRELTERAVARLDQGDQAICDELARLSRDLNTAAELDPSLDKTARALDSCFAELREITREIERYTERAEANPARLSEVEERMYRIEGLLRQHGGTIETVLEARARITAELESLDNVESRIEELERERDRRLRDASERARLLSNKRREAGKRLGESISAELAELGMGGARVVVDVETLSGERSELVVDGARLGRDGIDRVEFLIAPNKGIDPKPLRKIASGGELSRALLALKRTLADSGPAGLYVFDEVDAGVGGAIADRIGRAIADVARHHQVLCITHLAPIAAFANKHFVVSKQVEGGMTKSTVTPVADKQRVAEVARMLSGAKVTQSALDAAGELLREAAQVVERRATATSTGTNARPARGKTSKR is encoded by the coding sequence GTGCTCCTTGCTCTACACGTAAAAAACTTCGTCCTCATGGATTCGCTCGAGCTCCGTCTCGAGCCTGGCTTCAACGTCCTCACGGGCGAAACCGGAGCCGGCAAGTCCATCGTCGTCGGCGCCCTATCGCTCGTGCTCGGCGGTCGCAGCAATGCCGATCAAATTCGTCCTGGCTCGGACGAAGCCGAAATCGAAGCGCTGTTCGACGTGACAAACAACCAGCAGGTTGCCGCAGCGCTCGAAGCAGCAGGCGTGTCCGCGGGAGGCGAGCTCGTCATCCGCCGCGTCGTGCAGCAAAACGGCCGGTCGCGTGCCTACTTGAACGGGCGCCTATGCACCGCGGGTGAGCTTGCAGCGCTCGCATCGAACCTCGTCGACGTCGCATCGCAACACGAAAGCGTCGCGCTCACCGACCCATCGACGCACCTTGGATACCTCGATCGTTTCGGCCACCTTTCGGGCGCACGCGAGGAACTGACGGCCGACGTCGTGGAGCTCGAACGAGTCGTTGCGCAAATCCGCAGCGTACGTGAAGCCGAACGCGGTCGAGCCGAACGAGAAGCGTTTCTGCGTTTTCAGCTCCAAAGCATCGATGCGATCGCACCGAAGCCCGGCGAGCTCGACGAGCTTGCGTCCGAACGCCAACGCCTTCGCCACGCAGGCAAACTTCGTGAGCTCACCGAACGCGCCGTCGCACGGCTCGATCAAGGCGACCAAGCTATCTGTGACGAGCTTGCACGTTTGTCGCGGGACCTGAACACCGCCGCAGAGCTCGATCCGAGCCTCGACAAGACCGCCCGCGCGCTCGACAGTTGTTTTGCCGAACTACGCGAAATCACGCGTGAAATCGAGCGGTATACCGAACGTGCCGAGGCAAACCCTGCGCGTTTGTCCGAGGTCGAAGAGCGGATGTACCGCATCGAAGGGCTGTTGCGACAACACGGCGGGACGATCGAAACCGTGCTGGAGGCGCGTGCGCGCATCACGGCGGAGCTCGAATCGCTGGACAACGTCGAATCACGCATCGAAGAGCTCGAACGAGAACGCGATCGCCGTTTGCGCGATGCTTCGGAACGTGCGCGGCTCCTGTCGAACAAGCGACGCGAAGCGGGCAAACGGCTGGGCGAATCGATCAGCGCAGAGCTTGCAGAGCTGGGCATGGGCGGAGCGCGCGTGGTCGTCGATGTCGAAACGCTGTCTGGAGAACGGTCGGAGCTCGTCGTCGATGGAGCTCGTCTCGGGCGCGACGGAATCGATCGCGTGGAGTTCCTGATTGCGCCGAACAAAGGGATCGATCCGAAACCGCTGCGCAAGATCGCATCCGGCGGCGAGTTGTCCCGAGCTCTCTTGGCGCTCAAACGAACGCTCGCCGATTCGGGCCCAGCGGGGCTTTACGTATTCGATGAAGTGGACGCAGGCGTGGGTGGTGCCATCGCCGATCGCATCGGTCGCGCGATCGCGGACGTCGCGCGACATCATCAAGTTTTGTGCATCACGCACCTCGCGCCAATCGCAGCCTTCGCGAATAAACACTTCGTCGTCTCGAAGCAAGTGGAAGGTGGGATGACGAAGAGCACCGTGACCCCAGTCGCGGACAAACAGCGTGTCGCCGAGGTAGCGCGGATGCTTTCAGGCGCGAAGGTTACGCAAAGCGCGCTGGATGCTGCGGGCGAGCTGTTGCGTGAAGCGGCGCAAGTCGTGGAGCGACGCGCTACGGCCACGTCGACCGGGACAAACGCTCGCCCCGCGCGCGGAAAAACATCCAAACGCTGA
- a CDS encoding DUF3829 domain-containing protein, whose amino-acid sequence MLRFGSIVPFVLVLVPSVLAGCKKDEPVQTQPESAPSAAASASAKPKLPLRNTMAPVPKIDPQAMKDYRLEVCYFGTLTLRQAREAYLASLGKDEPSEKKLPNFGMPSPPSASLVPPTAPGASSAGPKAALAPSPGGSARTAASAVAVPVPPGSAAMGRRIADMGLRAPHERNARACTVAAGLKEPAMPDVDAALKDFAPFALELSRNVAAASVYYQREEYKKDKFEKGKELHKKLVADFAKLDELSEKLGAAINAHREKNPVDMSKLDEGEKAVLQAYTDARAIIGLLVAKKIDAAAYKTALGTLEKSVEGVKTLGTKAGDGAKAAPDPKNTSETWAKITTPAFDAFLKGVRDAEAKITDKGLPPETFLQLVNTFTAVIEAKHRALSRSLIAKGQTIDPGVRPGGRIPHPSLRPEVHGDHKDHPPSNPH is encoded by the coding sequence ATGTTGCGGTTTGGATCCATCGTGCCTTTCGTGCTTGTGCTTGTCCCGTCTGTCCTGGCCGGTTGCAAGAAGGATGAACCCGTTCAGACGCAGCCCGAATCGGCGCCTTCCGCTGCGGCGTCGGCGAGCGCAAAGCCAAAGTTGCCGCTCCGCAACACGATGGCGCCCGTACCCAAGATCGACCCTCAGGCGATGAAGGATTACCGCCTCGAGGTTTGCTACTTCGGGACGCTCACGTTGCGTCAGGCGCGTGAGGCGTACCTGGCCAGCCTGGGCAAAGACGAGCCGAGCGAGAAGAAGCTCCCCAATTTTGGCATGCCGTCGCCGCCGTCCGCGTCGCTCGTTCCGCCAACTGCACCAGGCGCATCGAGCGCTGGGCCGAAGGCAGCGCTGGCGCCTTCGCCTGGCGGCTCTGCACGAACTGCGGCATCCGCCGTTGCCGTTCCGGTTCCACCGGGCAGCGCAGCCATGGGGCGTCGCATCGCGGACATGGGGCTTCGTGCACCGCACGAGCGTAACGCGCGAGCATGCACCGTCGCCGCGGGACTCAAAGAGCCGGCGATGCCCGACGTCGACGCTGCGCTGAAAGACTTCGCGCCGTTCGCGCTCGAGCTGAGCAGAAACGTTGCTGCTGCAAGCGTTTATTACCAACGCGAAGAGTACAAGAAAGACAAATTCGAGAAGGGCAAAGAGCTGCACAAGAAGCTCGTCGCAGACTTTGCCAAGCTTGATGAGCTCTCGGAAAAACTCGGCGCCGCGATCAACGCGCATCGGGAAAAGAACCCCGTCGACATGAGCAAGCTCGACGAAGGGGAGAAAGCGGTGCTTCAGGCGTACACGGATGCTCGTGCGATCATCGGGCTGCTCGTCGCGAAGAAGATCGACGCCGCTGCGTACAAGACGGCCCTCGGTACGCTCGAGAAGTCGGTCGAAGGCGTGAAGACCCTCGGTACGAAGGCTGGCGATGGTGCGAAAGCCGCGCCAGATCCGAAGAACACGAGCGAAACATGGGCGAAAATCACAACGCCTGCCTTCGACGCGTTCCTCAAGGGCGTCCGTGACGCGGAGGCAAAGATCACGGACAAAGGCTTGCCTCCCGAGACGTTCTTGCAGCTCGTCAATACGTTCACGGCGGTGATCGAGGCCAAACACCGCGCGCTCTCACGGTCGCTCATCGCGAAAGGACAAACGATCGATCCGGGGGTCAGACCTGGTGGGCGCATTCCCCATCCGTCGCTGCGACCCGAGGTTCATGGGGACCACAAGGACCATCCACCGAGCAACCCGCATTGA
- a CDS encoding DUF4215 domain-containing protein gives MRSSFFGVAGLAAACFVVACGRTNIEDTDFSANPSGGSAGAGGEGASGGTGGIGGVGGGVGGAGNAGATGGAGGISSSSSSGPGGGPSFICGDGLPGPEEECDDGNDNDNDACVDCGFAKCGDGNVWFGVEQCDDGNIVDGDGCSSKCTVTGCGNGIIEPGEQCDDGNSSSNDSCVFCSNAKCGDKFVWTGVEECDDGNQTNGDGCSSTCKLSFCGDGFVDPNESCDLGAQNADRPALLVKQGSKQFVVRPVDRSANVVTFYAYGSASSHTGYEVLQGSRIFFYRDITTGNLNLVFHHGIDFNSSGQSQPQAQVTWSMSGLPSSVVVLVADDGPNELAKSSPTTIQAKWGLQNNSDGGAIGTFPFPGNFTVSIAPTFVGGINNWVWINGDEVQTSLNLTQTVEITAFSTPSACRLDCTVPVCGDGTLDGGEVCDDGNTTGGDGCAANCASLN, from the coding sequence ATGCGTTCTTCCTTTTTTGGGGTGGCTGGCCTCGCGGCAGCTTGTTTCGTCGTTGCTTGCGGTCGTACCAACATCGAGGATACCGACTTCTCCGCGAATCCTTCGGGCGGCAGTGCAGGGGCCGGAGGTGAGGGTGCGTCGGGAGGTACTGGCGGGATTGGTGGCGTGGGCGGCGGCGTAGGCGGAGCTGGAAATGCCGGCGCAACCGGGGGCGCGGGCGGCATTTCGTCGAGCTCCAGCAGCGGGCCCGGTGGAGGTCCCAGCTTCATTTGCGGCGACGGCTTGCCCGGCCCCGAAGAAGAGTGCGACGACGGCAACGACAACGACAACGACGCTTGCGTCGATTGCGGTTTCGCCAAATGCGGCGACGGCAATGTGTGGTTTGGCGTCGAACAATGCGACGACGGCAATATCGTCGACGGTGACGGATGTTCGAGCAAGTGCACCGTCACCGGGTGCGGCAACGGGATCATCGAGCCGGGTGAACAATGCGACGACGGTAATTCGAGCTCCAACGATTCATGTGTCTTCTGCTCGAATGCCAAGTGCGGCGACAAGTTTGTCTGGACCGGCGTCGAAGAGTGCGACGACGGCAATCAAACGAACGGCGACGGTTGCTCGAGCACGTGCAAGCTTTCGTTCTGCGGCGATGGGTTTGTCGATCCGAACGAATCGTGCGATCTTGGCGCGCAAAACGCCGATCGCCCCGCGCTGCTCGTCAAGCAAGGATCCAAGCAGTTTGTCGTTCGTCCCGTCGATCGTTCCGCGAATGTCGTGACGTTTTACGCCTACGGTTCCGCCAGCAGCCACACGGGCTACGAGGTTCTCCAAGGCAGCCGCATCTTCTTCTATCGCGACATCACGACGGGCAACTTGAACCTCGTTTTCCACCACGGCATCGACTTCAACTCGAGCGGCCAGTCGCAACCTCAAGCGCAGGTCACCTGGTCGATGTCGGGTTTGCCCAGCAGCGTGGTCGTGCTCGTTGCAGACGACGGACCCAACGAGCTTGCGAAGTCTTCACCCACGACGATCCAGGCGAAGTGGGGCCTTCAGAACAACTCGGACGGCGGCGCCATCGGCACGTTCCCGTTCCCTGGCAACTTCACGGTGAGCATCGCGCCGACGTTCGTCGGAGGCATCAACAACTGGGTGTGGATCAACGGCGACGAGGTGCAGACTTCACTCAACCTCACGCAAACCGTTGAGATCACCGCATTTTCGACGCCGTCTGCATGTCGGCTCGATTGTACTGTTCCCGTATGTGGTGACGGGACTCTGGATGGCGGTGAAGTTTGCGACGATGGCAACACGACTGGCGGAGACGGTTGTGCTGCCAACTGTGCGTCGCTTAATTGA